CAAAAAACGCTAAAGTGATGGTTGAAAACATATATCAAGGTCTTGTACAGTTAGATCCTAACAACACCGCATACTACACTAACAATAGAAACAACTATCTAAAACAACTAGATGAATTAAATATGAATATTACAAACTCACTTAAGGGGAAAGAAAACAGTCAAATAATTGTTTACCACCCTGCATGGGCATATTTCTGCAGAGACTATAATTTAACCCAAATACCTATCGAAACGGGTGGAAAAGAGCCAACATCACAGGAAATAGCTTCTGTAATTGATTTGGCTAAAAAGAATAATATCAAGGTAATATTTGTTGAACCACAGTACAGTTCAAAGAGTGCGGACGTAATTGCTGCTGAAATTAATGGAAAAGTAGTAAAAATTGATGATCTTGCTGAAAATTATATTGAAAATCTTAATAATGTAGCAAAAACATTTTCTAGTGTTTAAGAGATTTTATTTAATTAAATAAAAAATTTTAATGGTAAAAATCATGAACTCTAAGGCAATAGAATTGAAGAATGTAAATATTAAATTTAATGTAAATCCTGTACTTAAGGATATTAACCTTACAATAGAAAAAAATGATTTCATGGCCATTATAGGTCCTAATGGCGGTGGAAAAAGCACACTTCTAAAAATAATACTTGGGATACTCAAACCAGATTCAGGCGAAGTTCTAATATTTGGGAAGAAACCTGAAGATGCAAGACAATTAATGGGGTATCTACCCCAAAAAGTTTCATTTGACCATGATTTTCCAATAGATGTATATCACACTGTTCTATCTGGTAGGTACCGTGGATTATTTAAGGGACATACTAAAGATGATGAAATAGCTGTGATCAAAGCTTTAAAAGATATGAACATGTTTGACCTTAAAGATAGACAGATCAGCAGACTTTCTGGAGGACAGATGCAACGTGTTTTCATTGCACGTGCAATTGTAAGAGAACCAAAGATTCTGCTGATGGATGAACCAATGGCAAGCATTGACCCTGAAATGCAGAACTCATTTTACAGTTTATTATCAAGGCTTAAGAATAAAATGACTATTATACTGGTTAGTCACGATGTTGGAACAGTTTCAACTCAAGTGGATAAAATCGCATGTTTAAATAGTACATTATACTTCCATGGACCTGTTGAAGATGCTGCAGAAGGTCTCGAAGAGCTATATAAATGCCCAATAGAAATGATAACCCATGGATTTCCACATCGAGTACTTAAGGATCATTAATATTCCATCAAATATTAAAATACCATTAATATTTATCGTAATATAAAAAAAATTTTAGGATACTTTTAAAATGATGGATATACTACAGTATGAATTTATGCAAAGAGCATTTATTGCTGCACTACTTGTTAGTGTTGCATGTGGAATTGTTGGGACCTATGTTGTAATTAAGAGAATAGTATCTTTAAGCGGTGCAATTTCCCATGCAGCATTTGGCGGAATAGGTTTAGGCTACTTTTTAGGATTAAACCCCATCTTAGCAGCCATTCCTTTCAGTATAGTTTCAGCCATTGGAATCGGCGCAATTCATGAAAAGGTTAACATAAGTGAAGATACTGCTATTGGCATACTCTGGAGCGTGGGTATGGCCATAGGAATAATATTTATCAATTTAACTCCTGGTTACGCTCCAGATCTTTTCAGTTATCTTTTTGGAAGTATTCTCACAGTATCAAATTCCGATATACTCATAATGATCATACTGGACATTTTAATTATAGGAATTGTGTACCTGTTCCAAAGAGAGTTTTTATCAATAGCATTTGATGAGGAGTACTCAAAGGTTTTGGGAATACCCTCACAACTAATTTATATACTTCTTCTTAGTTTAGTTGCACTGAGTGTTGTTGTTCTTATTAAAGTTGTTGGTGTGATCCTTGTTATAGCATTATTAGCCAT
This sequence is a window from Methanobacterium sp. SMA-27. Protein-coding genes within it:
- a CDS encoding metal ABC transporter ATP-binding protein codes for the protein MNSKAIELKNVNIKFNVNPVLKDINLTIEKNDFMAIIGPNGGGKSTLLKIILGILKPDSGEVLIFGKKPEDARQLMGYLPQKVSFDHDFPIDVYHTVLSGRYRGLFKGHTKDDEIAVIKALKDMNMFDLKDRQISRLSGGQMQRVFIARAIVREPKILLMDEPMASIDPEMQNSFYSLLSRLKNKMTIILVSHDVGTVSTQVDKIACLNSTLYFHGPVEDAAEGLEELYKCPIEMITHGFPHRVLKDH
- a CDS encoding metal ABC transporter permease, with the translated sequence MMDILQYEFMQRAFIAALLVSVACGIVGTYVVIKRIVSLSGAISHAAFGGIGLGYFLGLNPILAAIPFSIVSAIGIGAIHEKVNISEDTAIGILWSVGMAIGIIFINLTPGYAPDLFSYLFGSILTVSNSDILIMIILDILIIGIVYLFQREFLSIAFDEEYSKVLGIPSQLIYILLLSLVALSVVVLIKVVGVILVIALLAIPAAITKQYTSDLKRLMFMSTVVGMVFTSLGLLLSYIFNLSSGATIVLVLAAGFLISYYIK
- a CDS encoding metal ABC transporter solute-binding protein, Zn/Mn family, with protein sequence MNKNRIIIVFIILIFTVTGLYYLASLQTETTNNAIGVVVTVGPEVEFVKAVGGDKVDVTLMVPPGADPHTYEPLPDQLNHVANSKMYIEVGTPIEFELNYMDKMKDINPHMVVVNSSKGIDLIPNTAEHENNSDPHVWVSPKNAKVMVENIYQGLVQLDPNNTAYYTNNRNNYLKQLDELNMNITNSLKGKENSQIIVYHPAWAYFCRDYNLTQIPIETGGKEPTSQEIASVIDLAKKNNIKVIFVEPQYSSKSADVIAAEINGKVVKIDDLAENYIENLNNVAKTFSSV